ATCAGCTTGTATATCGATGCCGGGTATCTCAACGATCCTCAGTTTCTCCAGAGTTGGGGGCATTTTAGCAGCTAGCTTCACTATCCCAGGTATCTTCATCGCCTCCTCCCTCGGAAGGAAGTATATCTTCACCTCTATCCCGGATGAAGCTATCTCATTCACCTTCTTTATGGCTTCCTCGAAGACCTCCCTCTCCCCTCTCTCCAAGCTGAAATCGGATTTCGCGTACTCCGGATCTATATGGCCTCCAGTCACGAGAGCTCCCTTCTCCTTGTAGAGTATGGCTGTCAGTATGTGATCTGCTGTGTGGAGTCTCATGAGCCTGTACCTCCTATCCCAATCTATGTGCCCCCTAACTATATCTCCCACGCTCAAATCTGGTTTGGAATCGAGTAGATGGGCCACATCTCCCTCCTCAATTACATCGATCACATTCCACCTACCCGAGCTAGACTCTATGAATCCGGTGTCATTAGCGACGCCTCCCGAGGTCGGATGGAACGCTGTCCTATCCAGGAATAGCTTGTTCCCCTCGACTCTCGTAACCCTAGCCTCGAAATCCGTGACGTAGCAATCTGCCTGATATATCAACTCAGCCATAAGGGCAGGTGAGGGTTGAGGATAAAAAGCGTGATTGAACTAACGGGCCCCTATTTATGTAGATTCTATCATTCCACTGAGAGATCGATATAGATCTCAAATAACGGTATATTTATGTTAACAACAAGTTTTCAATTCAGCCAATCGATACTTTTTTATTCACATAACTCACATAATTCACACATGGCGAACATAACTCTGAGCATCCCGGACTGGCTCTACAAATTGATGAAGAAGTACAGCGCGGTGAACTGGTCTGAGGTAGCGAGGAGGGCCATAGTAAAGGAGATACTCGCAATTAAGGCAGAGGAAGAGGGATTAAGTAGGGAGGAACTCTCCCTTCTTATGGAAATAGAAAGTATTGAGCTTCCCGAGGAGAGAAAGGTGCCCATAAGTGAGGAGGAACTCCAGGCTAAGGTGAAGGATAGGGAGAGGAGGAGGTTAGGGAAGCTCAGGGAGGTGGACTTTGATCCTAGATACATCCTCCTTGATAGTTAGAGCAAGAAGAGGGGAAAGGATAGAGGAGAATATAACCTCAATCACCTTAGTGGAGTATCCTCCGATCCGGAATTACGAGGGGTTTCGGGGAAGAATATACTTCTTGAGTATAAGAGATCAACTTAGGGCCTCCTCCCTTCAGGAGAAGTTAAGGGTCTTGGGGAAGCCTATGGGGGCATCAGATCTCCTGATCGCAGCCGTATGTCTCAATAAGGATGAGGAGCTAGTAACCTTGGATGAGGACTTCTTGGTGATAAAGGAGATCGAACCCTCCTTCAGAGTGATAATTGAACGCTAAGTAGTGTAAGATTGATCTCAGCATCCCTTACAGGAGCGAATGAGCAATATTTAAATAAATTGAGTATCATCTCTTTCTCAGATATCCGAGAAGCTAAGAAGGAGTTCATCGAACTGCTTGAGAGGGATGAAGAGTTTCGCTACACTGTAGCAGGTTTTCTGGGATTATCCGAAATACTGAAGAGGCTTGAAAAACTTGAGGAAGGCCAAAACAAGCTATGGGAGGAGGTGAAAAAGATATGGGAGGAGGTGAGGCTGATCAGGATCGACTACAACAGGATGAGAAAGTACATACGCGTAGGATTTGGCGATCTGGGCAGAGCGCTCAGAGTAACATTTGAGGATCATTCTGCATCCTTTCTTGAGGTTTTGCTCGAGGAGCCTGAATATACTGATGCAAGAATCGAGAGGAAGGTACTTGTGCATGATGGTGAGGCTGTCGAGATAAACATGTTCTGCGAGGATCCTCTGGTCGTTAGAGAGGCCATGATTAGCATAGAAAGCATGGAAGAAGCTGAGAAAGAGGTAGAGAAGCTGTTAAAACGCGTGGAAGTTGTGGAGAAGAGGTATGGGAAGAGGCCGATGCTCGTGGTATTATCCGTCGCTAGGCCGGCACCTGGAGTATCGAGAAGGCTCGAGGATCTGGCAAAGAGGCACGGGATAAAGCTGGTGCTGGGAGAGGAGATAGAAGAAGCGATAGCTATATAAAAATAGTTGTAGCAACTCTGGGGAGTAATTCTCGTATCTGCTCAGCCATCGACAATTTAGATAATGCTTAACTTTTAATTGGACAATTTAGTAAAGAGTTTCTGGGGTCTTGAAAGATCCAGAAGTTCATTAGTTTGTGGGAGCACTAGAGAATTCCTCCGGAAGGGATATCTTCCGGGGGTAGCTGCTCCTTCTTCGCCAGAAGAATGCCTGCATTCTTCAAGGATGTAGCCTTGATGTAGTCAGGGGAGGTTTGAAGAGGGATACTTGATATGGGCACTGGGCCATGATACCATCCTCTCCAAATATCCAGAATGATCCGAGGCATGAAGAGGCTTTGGAACCCATCAATAATTTCGGATACTGCTTCAGTTTATCTAGAGATGACTGAGTGATGGGAATCTTCGACGGGAGATTGAGTTAAACTTATAAGTTTAACCTTTTGGATAAACTTATGAGCGTAGTCAGGGTCCACAAGAAGGGGATAATAGCAATCCCGAAGGGGATGAGGGAGAGGGCTGGGATAAAAGAGGGGATGCTCCTCCTAATCGAAGCTAGGGATGGGGAGCTTGTCCTGAGGCCCCTCGATCTGTGGGAGAGAATATGGGGCTCCAGTAAGGGAAGCGCTGAGGAGGTGGAGAGGGAACTTGATGAGGATGAGAGAGCTAGGGAGGAGAGGTTGAGCAGATGGAGAGAGTAGTCATCGATACCTACGCCCTGATGGCGATGATCTTCGGGGAGCTAACTGAAAAGGCAGAGAGAGCTCTCTTGGATGTAAGATACAGAAGAAAAGAGGGAATTTTGCCATCTACAGTTGCATATGAGTTCTTTCTTCAGTGGCTCCACGGTAGAATACCATTTAGGAGCGATAGTGAGGTCAAGGGCTTCGTCCTCGGTTATTTCAGGGTGGTCAATTTCAAGGCGGAGGATTACATAGAGATGGCCAAGTTGAAATATGAGGGTGATAGAATACTTAAACAATCAAATTTCAAAGATAGGCGGTTGAGCTTGGTTAATGCCTCGATTCTCCTCGTTTCTTTGAGGGAGAAAGCCCCTATAGTGAGCGGGGATGATGATCTGAGATATGTGGCCTCTATGATGGGAATAGAGATACTGTGGTAGCTGCTAGAAATTCCAAGCCGTTTTCAGCTTTATCGAATCGCTGAAGCGAAGATTTGAAGTTGAGGAGAGCATAACTATATTCCGATTCGATTGGAAGGAAGCTTCACGCTTAAAGGAAAATTCGATGAGATTCTCTAAATTAGCGAGGAGTTCTTTATAACTGAGTAGCATGCCTTCATCCTTAGCATCTCCGCAGAAGCTGAGGGAGAGGGCTCCCCGAGGGACTCCGTGGTTAACTTTATA
The sequence above is drawn from the Candidatus Korarchaeum cryptofilum OPF8 genome and encodes:
- a CDS encoding DNA-binding protein, with product MILDTSSLIVRARRGERIEENITSITLVEYPPIRNYEGFRGRIYFLSIRDQLRASSLQEKLRVLGKPMGASDLLIAAVCLNKDEELVTLDEDFLVIKEIEPSFRVIIER
- a CDS encoding PIN domain-containing protein yields the protein MERVVIDTYALMAMIFGELTEKAERALLDVRYRRKEGILPSTVAYEFFLQWLHGRIPFRSDSEVKGFVLGYFRVVNFKAEDYIEMAKLKYEGDRILKQSNFKDRRLSLVNASILLVSLREKAPIVSGDDDLRYVASMMGIEILW
- a CDS encoding AbrB/MazE/SpoVT family DNA-binding domain-containing protein, with the protein product MSVVRVHKKGIIAIPKGMRERAGIKEGMLLLIEARDGELVLRPLDLWERIWGSSKGSAEEVERELDEDERAREERLSRWRE
- the alaXM gene encoding alanyl-tRNA editing protein AlaXM — encoded protein: MAELIYQADCYVTDFEARVTRVEGNKLFLDRTAFHPTSGGVANDTGFIESSSGRWNVIDVIEEGDVAHLLDSKPDLSVGDIVRGHIDWDRRYRLMRLHTADHILTAILYKEKGALVTGGHIDPEYAKSDFSLERGEREVFEEAIKKVNEIASSGIEVKIYFLPREEAMKIPGIVKLAAKMPPTLEKLRIVEIPGIDIQADGGPHVRNTREIGEVKLLKVENKGKGKKRVYFTVP